One part of the Mesotoga infera genome encodes these proteins:
- a CDS encoding NAD(P)H-dependent oxidoreductase subunit E, translating into MSAENVREIVTNIYDNISSQSLEKGDVLINALHAIQDHFGNFIPVEAAEVMKDLTGLPLSRIYEVLTFYTMFSTHKRGKYVIRVCKSLPCHVTGGKAVVDSLKNVLEIDFGETTTDGLFTLEETSCLGLCGVSPVMMINDEAYGNLNPERVSEIIDGIVSRERSE; encoded by the coding sequence ATGTCTGCAGAAAATGTCCGTGAAATCGTAACTAATATCTATGATAACATTAGCAGCCAGAGCCTTGAAAAAGGCGATGTGCTTATAAATGCTCTTCACGCAATTCAAGATCACTTTGGCAACTTCATACCAGTCGAAGCAGCTGAAGTGATGAAGGATCTGACGGGATTGCCTCTCTCAAGAATTTATGAAGTTCTTACTTTCTATACGATGTTCTCGACTCACAAGAGGGGAAAATATGTAATTCGAGTCTGCAAGAGTCTTCCATGCCATGTAACTGGAGGAAAGGCAGTAGTAGACTCCTTAAAGAACGTTCTGGAAATTGATTTTGGTGAGACTACCACAGATGGCTTGTTTACTCTTGAGGAGACTAGTTGTCTTGGACTCTGTGGAGTATCCCCGGTAATGATGATTAATGATGAGGCTTACGGAAACCTTAATCCGGAGAGAGTCTCTGAAATTATTGACGGCATCGTCTCAAGAGAGAGGAGTGAGTAA
- a CDS encoding NADH-quinone oxidoreductase subunit NuoF, with protein MPAVENTVLICAGGACISAGEKSVKNVFEETLKKYSLESVVRVVETGCMGACDLGPILVIYPEGVFYQKITAENAALIVEEHILKGRVVEDLLYKGDSGNLTEKPQEELPFFTEQVRIATRNLGVIDPLSIDEYIARDGYFALHKVLFELSGEDVVEILKKSELKGRGGAGFPTWMKWDLTKKAQDDTKYVICNADEGDPGAFMDRAVLEGDPHTIVEAMTIAARVIGAQKGFVYVRAEYPLAIERLTHAMKMAREYGFLGENILGTDFSFDLEIRIGAGAFVCGEETALINSIEGKRGIPRVKPPFPASKGLWGKPTLLSNVETYANIPPIITNGGEWFSQYGVDGSRGTKVFALAGNVKNTGLVEVPMGITLRKLIFDIGGGVPGGKKLKAIQTGGPSGGCIPLELIDTPITYDNMKKLGTIIGSGGMIVMDEDSCMVDVAKYFLEFTVEESCGQCTPCRDGTRRMLEVLERITEGEGTMGDLQLLKDLGENIMSTSLCGLGQTAPQPVISTMRYFWDEYEAHVKEGRCPAKKCKSLMRVVIDKDKCVGCTACARVCPVEAISGSVRKPHEIDSEICTRCGSCLAVCKFGAISKVSP; from the coding sequence GTGCCCGCTGTTGAAAACACGGTGCTTATTTGTGCCGGAGGAGCTTGCATTTCTGCAGGCGAGAAGAGCGTGAAGAACGTATTTGAGGAAACTCTGAAAAAGTACTCGTTGGAAAGCGTAGTCAGGGTGGTAGAAACGGGATGTATGGGTGCTTGTGACCTCGGACCCATTTTGGTGATCTATCCTGAAGGAGTATTCTATCAGAAGATCACGGCAGAGAATGCAGCTCTTATTGTAGAAGAACATATTCTGAAAGGACGAGTTGTAGAAGATCTCTTATATAAAGGAGACTCGGGAAATCTTACCGAAAAACCTCAGGAAGAGCTTCCCTTTTTCACTGAGCAAGTGAGAATCGCAACAAGGAACTTAGGGGTAATTGATCCTCTTTCAATAGATGAATATATTGCCAGAGACGGCTATTTCGCGCTGCATAAGGTCCTTTTTGAACTCAGTGGGGAAGATGTTGTTGAAATACTGAAAAAGAGTGAGCTCAAGGGACGCGGAGGAGCAGGCTTCCCGACTTGGATGAAGTGGGATCTGACAAAGAAAGCACAAGACGACACGAAGTACGTAATCTGCAACGCTGATGAGGGCGACCCTGGAGCCTTTATGGATAGGGCTGTTCTTGAAGGGGACCCTCACACAATTGTGGAAGCTATGACAATAGCTGCAAGAGTAATTGGAGCCCAGAAAGGGTTCGTATACGTTAGAGCCGAGTACCCTCTTGCAATAGAACGGTTGACTCACGCGATGAAAATGGCCAGAGAGTATGGATTCCTTGGTGAAAACATTCTCGGAACTGATTTCTCTTTTGATCTTGAGATAAGAATTGGAGCAGGTGCGTTTGTCTGTGGTGAAGAGACTGCTCTCATAAACTCAATTGAAGGCAAGAGAGGAATACCCAGAGTCAAACCTCCCTTTCCTGCAAGTAAGGGGCTATGGGGAAAGCCAACTCTCCTGAGCAATGTGGAGACCTACGCTAACATTCCTCCGATTATCACAAATGGCGGCGAATGGTTCAGTCAGTACGGAGTGGATGGTTCCAGGGGAACAAAAGTCTTTGCTCTGGCTGGAAACGTAAAGAACACAGGTCTCGTTGAAGTTCCTATGGGCATCACACTTAGAAAACTGATCTTTGATATTGGCGGAGGCGTCCCTGGAGGGAAGAAATTGAAAGCCATTCAGACCGGAGGTCCTAGTGGAGGATGCATACCGCTGGAATTAATTGACACGCCGATAACGTACGATAACATGAAGAAACTGGGCACAATAATTGGTTCGGGTGGAATGATCGTTATGGATGAAGACAGCTGCATGGTTGATGTTGCGAAGTACTTCTTAGAATTCACCGTGGAGGAATCCTGCGGTCAGTGCACACCTTGTCGTGATGGAACACGCAGAATGCTCGAGGTTCTCGAAAGAATAACTGAAGGTGAAGGTACTATGGGAGACCTTCAACTTCTGAAAGATCTTGGCGAGAATATCATGTCGACTTCACTTTGCGGACTTGGGCAGACTGCACCACAGCCAGTGATATCAACAATGCGATATTTCTGGGATGAGTATGAAGCTCACGTGAAAGAGGGAAGATGTCCGGCAAAGAAGTGCAAATCTTTGATGCGTGTGGTAATTGATAAGGACAAATGCGTTGGTTGTACTGCGTGCGCCAGAGTCTGTCCCGTTGAAGCTATAAGCGGTTCGGTAAGAAAACCTCACGAAATAGATTCAGAAATCTGCACCAGATGTGGAAGTTGTCTGGCCGTCTGCAAATTTGGGGCGATTAGCAAAGTTTCACCATAA
- a CDS encoding (2Fe-2S) ferredoxin domain-containing protein: protein MAKIKSLEELMKIKENAMKGLKMRDSGKRGKVIVAMGTCGIAAGAKDTLRAIVDSLEEKGIDDVAVVQSGCFGLCDVEPTIEVHLEGSEPIIYGHVTPAQAKRVVEQHIIGGKVVGDLIVKRGEL, encoded by the coding sequence ATGGCAAAAATTAAGAGCCTTGAAGAGTTAATGAAGATCAAAGAGAACGCAATGAAGGGTCTTAAGATGCGTGACTCAGGCAAGAGAGGAAAAGTAATCGTGGCAATGGGAACTTGCGGGATTGCCGCAGGCGCAAAGGATACGTTGAGGGCGATAGTTGACTCACTTGAAGAGAAAGGAATTGACGATGTCGCTGTCGTTCAGTCCGGCTGTTTTGGTCTCTGCGATGTTGAGCCCACAATTGAGGTACATCTCGAGGGATCAGAGCCAATAATTTATGGACACGTAACCCCGGCTCAAGCAAAGAGAGTGGTTGAGCAGCACATTATCGGCGGAAAAGTAGTCGGAGATCTCATTGTGAAAAGAGGAGAACTATAA
- a CDS encoding NAD(P)H-dependent oxidoreductase subunit E, which translates to MSHVNCPDCQKLYEELDEYIDSVKGNTGVLINVLHKAQEIFGYLSEELQQHVSEKLDIPLSQVYGVVTFYNFFSTKPKGKNQIKVCLGTACYVKGADKILERLRDELGVEMNEPTSDGLFSIHAVRCLGACSMAPVVLVGEDDYFGRVTPDEVSKILGKYRRAE; encoded by the coding sequence TTGTCTCATGTAAATTGCCCGGATTGTCAGAAGCTCTATGAAGAACTTGATGAGTATATTGATTCTGTCAAAGGTAACACGGGTGTCTTAATTAATGTACTCCACAAAGCGCAAGAAATCTTCGGATATCTTTCGGAAGAACTGCAGCAGCACGTATCTGAGAAACTCGATATTCCTTTAAGTCAGGTATATGGAGTTGTGACTTTCTACAATTTCTTCAGCACGAAGCCGAAGGGAAAAAACCAGATAAAAGTCTGTCTAGGAACCGCCTGCTATGTCAAGGGTGCCGATAAGATACTGGAAAGGCTCAGAGACGAACTGGGCGTTGAGATGAATGAACCGACCTCCGACGGACTCTTTTCAATTCACGCCGTCAGATGCCTCGGTGCCTGCAGCATGGCTCCAGTGGTTCTGGTAGGCGAGGATGACTATTTTGGAAGAGTAACCCCTGATGAGGTTTCAAAGATATTGGGCAAATATAGGAGGGCCGAGTAA
- a CDS encoding adenine phosphoribosyltransferase, with protein MDLEAFVRDVPDFPKEGVVFKDVTPLLKDPLAFRECILQMSERARKIDFNTMVAPEARGFIFAAPLAYEMGKALVPIRKPGKLPYKTKEIEYELEYGKATLQMHVDAISNGDKVLIVDDILATGGTMEAIASIIEDSGGEVVGILCLAELEFLNPRERLSGYRVETLITY; from the coding sequence ATGGATCTAGAAGCCTTTGTGCGTGACGTTCCTGACTTCCCAAAGGAAGGTGTGGTTTTCAAAGATGTCACTCCATTGTTAAAGGATCCTTTAGCTTTCAGGGAGTGCATACTGCAGATGTCGGAACGGGCAAGGAAAATTGACTTCAATACCATGGTAGCCCCCGAAGCCAGGGGATTCATTTTTGCGGCTCCTCTAGCTTATGAAATGGGGAAAGCGCTGGTACCCATTAGAAAGCCAGGAAAGCTTCCTTATAAGACCAAAGAGATAGAGTACGAACTTGAGTATGGAAAGGCGACTCTTCAAATGCACGTAGATGCGATATCCAATGGAGATAAGGTGCTGATAGTAGATGACATTCTCGCAACCGGTGGGACAATGGAGGCAATTGCCAGTATCATTGAAGACAGCGGTGGAGAAGTAGTTGGAATTCTCTGTCTGGCTGAACTGGAATTTCTTAATCCAAGAGAGAGACTTTCGGGCTATAGAGTGGAGACCTTAATTACTTATTGA